CCGGCGGACGTCCGGCGACGGCCCCTTCGCCGGGGTGCCGACCTTCATCAAGGATCTGTTCATGCCGGTGGCCGGGGCGCGCATGACCAACGGCTCGCGCCTGTTCGAGCCCGTGCGGGCGCCGGTCGACGCGGATTTCGTCCAAAGATTGCGCCAAGCCGGCATCGTCATCGCCGGCACCACCACCTCGCCGGAGTTCGGCACCTCCTTCGCCACCGAATCCCAGCTGTTCGGGGCCACGCGGAACCCCTGGTCGCCCGACCACACACCCGGCGGGTCGAGCGGCGGCGCCTCGGCCCTGGTGGCGGCGCGGGTGGTGCCCTTCGCCTATGGCAATGACGGCGGCGGGTCGCTGCGGGTCCCCGCCTCCTGCTGCGGTGTCTTCGGTCTGAAGCCGACGCGCGGGCGGGTTCCGCTCGGGCCGATGATCGGCGAGGGCTGGGCCGGCATGGGCGTCACCCACGCCATCACCCTGTCGGTACGCGACAGCGCGGCGTTGCTGGACGCCACCGCCGGCTACAGCGCCGGCGATCCCTATGCCGCGCCGACGCCGGACGGCCGCTTCCTCGACGCGGTGACGCGGCCGCCGAAGCCGCTGCGCATCGGTCTGGTGCGGTCGCTCGCCCCCTGGCCGACCCATCCCGACTGCCTCGCCGCCGTCGACCACAGCGTCCGCCTGTGCGAAAGCCTGGGGCACCGGGTGGAGGAGACCGAACTGCCGGTCAGCGCCGCCGACTTCTACGACGCCATCTTCACCATCATCGGCGCCCAGACCCGCCATCTGCTGGAGGTGGTCGGCGCCATGACCGGCCGCCCGGCGGACGAGAGCGTGCTGGAACCGCGCACCCGCGTCCTGCTGCGCGCCAAAGGCGGGGTCAGCGGTGCGGCCTATGCCGCCGCGGTGGATTCGATCCATGCGCTGGGACGGCGGATGGCCGGGCTGTTCGGCAGGTTCGACGTGCTGTTGACGCCAACCCTTGCCAAGCCGCCGGTCACCATCGGCGCGCTCGACATGGAGGACACGCAGACGCTGCCCGAGCTGATCGACCTGTTCCACAGCTTCTCGCCGATCACCCCGCTGTTCAACGCGACCGGACAGCCGGCGATGTCGGTCCCGCTGCACTGGAACGACGCCGGCCTGCCGATCGGCACGCAGTTCGCCGCCCCCTTCGGCGAGGAATCCCTGCTGTTCGCGTTGGCCGGACAATTGGAGGATGCCCAGCCCTGGCGCGACCGGGTGCCGCCGATCAACGCGCTCCAAGGTTTGTGAAAGCGGCTTCGCCGCCCGGGCTCAGGCGCGCGGGCGGCGAAGCGTTTCCGACGGCAGTTCCCCGAACAGGGCGCGATACTCGCTGGAAAACCGGCTCCAGTGCCAGAAGCCCCAGCGCGCGGCGATGTCGCCGATCGACACCGGCCCGGCGGCGGCCGTTTCCCGCGCGGCGCGCAAATCCCGCCGCACCCCGTTCAGGCGCGTGATGCGCAGGAACTGGGTCGGGCTGAAGCCGAAGCTGTCCTGGAAACAGTTCTGAAGCTTGCGACGGCTGACGCCGACATGCCGGCAGATGTCGTCGACCGTCGGCTGCCCTTCGGCATGGTCGAGCACGAAACTGCGGGCCTTGTCCGCCACCTTCTTCTGTGGCGGGGTGGCGTGGAGCGGTTCCCCCTCGTCCGCCACCAGGGCGTCGAGCAGCAGGTCGGCGATCTCGCTTTCCAGCGCGCTCCGGCTGCCGTCCTGATCCATGGCGCGGGAGAGGAACGGCAAATTTTCGAAGATGTTGGCGATGGCGTCCTTCAGTCTCATCATCTCCGGGGTGCAGTCGTACAGCCTCGGCCGCAGGGTGCGCAGCCGGCGGAACGCCAAGTCGCGCCCCTGGGTTTCAGCCATTTCCAGCAGCCATTGCCGATCCGCCGCGATACAGGCGAGATCGAGGGAGCGTGGGGTGCACAGCTCCGGCAACTCGCGGCCATCGGACACCAGGCAGGCGGGAAAGGTCAGCGGCCGTCCGGCGAAGCGGCCATCGCCCTCGGCATTCATCGGCAGATTGAACAGCACGGCGCCATCCCAGACCCGCCCCCGCTTGGCGAGCGCCGCATTGGCGACATCGCGCAGGATTTGCAGGCGATCGAGCTGGACATCGACCAGCCTGCCGTCGAAACGGCCGGCGGACAGCTGCGCGAACTCCATCGTCCACCCGCGCGCCTTGCCCGCATGTTCGCCGGCGTCGGACGAGCGGACCGTCGTCACCCGGGATCGGGCATGATCCTGCTGCCGGGCTTGCGACGGAAAAGGCTCCGTTGCCGAAGGATTGGGCGGGATGTTCAGCAAAGAAGCCCCTCCAGCAGACAAATGGATCTCAATCGGTCCGCAGGCCCGCTTCACAGGCCGGCAAAGCGGGGATTTGCAGGGACACACCAACCGGCATGCCGGAAAGGCCGACATCCCACTGCATGCATCATGCCATCAGTGTGTCGCATGACATCCGATGCGCGCAACCGATTGTTCATATAGCTGAAGATTGTCTCTGTCTTGATATTACGCATCAGATAATTGATAGATCGCGTCACCATGAGACTGGCGGTCGATCGAGTGGCCGAAGGCGATGTCGCTCGGCGCTTTGGTCAATCCCGACAAAGGAACGCGGACGGCGCTTCACCCCGAAGGCTCACTCACCACACCGTATGGCATCGAGCAGCATGATTTTCTCGATGTAGGTGCTGCGCACATACTCCGCCATCATGCGCTCTTGAATCAGGAACAGGTTTCGTCCCATCAGGCCCTGCCGTTCCCGGTTGGACATGGGCTCCAGGGTCAACGAGCGGTCGAGATGGTCCGGCAGATAGAAGGTTCGCAACATCGCATCGTTGTCCGCGTTGGCGAACGCAATCCCCTTCGCATAGTCGCGTACGATCTCTTCGGCGAGGTCATCGGCATCCAGCTTGCGGGAACAGCAGCGCCCGGAAAAGCTGAAGGACGCCGCGTTGTGAAAG
This portion of the Azospirillum sp. B510 genome encodes:
- a CDS encoding amidase; this encodes MRQTTSIAPWHDSWRDGLDLAERIQAGEVTPLEALDDAIARLERVNPTLNAVVEPLFETARETASRRTSGDGPFAGVPTFIKDLFMPVAGARMTNGSRLFEPVRAPVDADFVQRLRQAGIVIAGTTTSPEFGTSFATESQLFGATRNPWSPDHTPGGSSGGASALVAARVVPFAYGNDGGGSLRVPASCCGVFGLKPTRGRVPLGPMIGEGWAGMGVTHAITLSVRDSAALLDATAGYSAGDPYAAPTPDGRFLDAVTRPPKPLRIGLVRSLAPWPTHPDCLAAVDHSVRLCESLGHRVEETELPVSAADFYDAIFTIIGAQTRHLLEVVGAMTGRPADESVLEPRTRVLLRAKGGVSGAAYAAAVDSIHALGRRMAGLFGRFDVLLTPTLAKPPVTIGALDMEDTQTLPELIDLFHSFSPITPLFNATGQPAMSVPLHWNDAGLPIGTQFAAPFGEESLLFALAGQLEDAQPWRDRVPPINALQGL
- a CDS encoding helix-turn-helix domain-containing protein, producing the protein MTTVRSSDAGEHAGKARGWTMEFAQLSAGRFDGRLVDVQLDRLQILRDVANAALAKRGRVWDGAVLFNLPMNAEGDGRFAGRPLTFPACLVSDGRELPELCTPRSLDLACIAADRQWLLEMAETQGRDLAFRRLRTLRPRLYDCTPEMMRLKDAIANIFENLPFLSRAMDQDGSRSALESEIADLLLDALVADEGEPLHATPPQKKVADKARSFVLDHAEGQPTVDDICRHVGVSRRKLQNCFQDSFGFSPTQFLRITRLNGVRRDLRAARETAAAGPVSIGDIAARWGFWHWSRFSSEYRALFGELPSETLRRPRA